The Citrus sinensis cultivar Valencia sweet orange chromosome 4, DVS_A1.0, whole genome shotgun sequence DNA segment ACATGCTCAATGCCTGTAAAATattatccaattaagaaatcaaacaattaGAATTATGCCACTCTATTTTCATTAGCAAGATGTATTACGTCAAGAACTGTTTGCTCAAACTTAATTATGCCAATGTTATGGAAGTTCTTGATATACAGGCACACACAACAGAtgtcctcatttttttaaatataaatttggaGTTTTACAAGATTTTCACAATAGTAAACCACTGAAGAATTATACACACGCATATATGAGAGCAGGTTCaagggattttttttaatacaattttacatataaattTCTAACAATTAGGTTAAAGTTTATCACATGGTTAATATTAAAACTGCATGCAGTTTTATAATtcgaaaaattaattaactagaCGCAAGTCCATATGTCAAACAATAAACGTGAAACACGATGCTCTTTCCTCTCTCTTatcatcttaatttatttaaactaagtAATTTCATTCAAAGATTGAAATTACACTTCATTTCGGAGGAAGATCTTCCAATCAAATTACAGgcaacttaaaattaaaagctgCCTTAGTTAACACGAGTATGCGTGTTGCAGGCTCTTCGGATGAACTGAATTCTAAATCAGCATTGTCCTTAATTTCCTCTTGAATGTCCAACAATACTTAAAAGATTTCCTTTGCTTGACATCATGTTTAGGACATTcatatatttctctttttaactTATGTGCTCATCTCCTTCAATCCTCCCTCTACTcattataaaacatttttttttattccgaTGGCTGTTGGATGGATGTTActactacaaattaaaatatagtaCTTCCCTAGTTCTCTGTATGTTTACTTTAGTTATCCAGTAAATCGAAACGTGATTAGATGACTatgctttgttaatctttaaaaaaatatatgtagaaACAATtgccaacattttttttccaatatttacatttggtttaataaaaaaatttatgtagaTAACATCTTTTTTTATGGCTACATGGATGTGTACCTTAGTTCACTGGTAATTTAGAGGGAGAAATAAAGGGTAATACAAAggtgagagaaaaatattttacttatactattaaatttaataatatggCACCTATGcgaattaattagttttttaaaataacaaaattacacGTGAGCTTTAATATTAATCCTTGGATGAACTCTAttagaaagaaatttgtttCTAAAAGTATCTTTTTTAAACTTGCCCCCAAAATAAGGAATcttctaaaaaaaaggaaaaaagaaaacaaacattcCAAGTATTATCCTTAGTTtatcctttattttaataaagtaaggaagccttatatatatatatatagatagtaATGATCTAATCCaaaattttgggttttgttAAAAACcgaaaaaattcataatttcaaatgGTTCAATAGTCcattatactattaaatcatatgactTACTAGATTTTTTggactttaacaaaatttgtgtagtgagagagagagagagagagtcctTCTCTAGTAAGGAAATCttcacttttttaaaatgagaatgttactaaaatataaaaaaaacacatatttcAATACAGTAgaaattgtgtttttttttaatttattagtagcattctcaatttaacaaagtgaaacatatatatatatatatatatatatatatatatatagtcctTCTTTAAGGTGGGtgcccttatttttttttttaaatgaggaCACGCTATTAAACCGTACGATTTAACGGTGTTCTtcattaattctattaaatcgcACGGTACAACAAAGtgtttgcattaaaaaaaaatgagggtgcCCGCCCTAGCGAatggctatatatatatttatgagaGTTGTTGCACTTTAATAAAGTGCAAGAAAATTGTTACCGCATATGGTATAATAGTGTAATGTCCCAACAAGTACTCGTATATATAACATGAGATTAATAATCATACGTGGATGTGGTGGGGCATGGTCAATAACATGAGGCTGGTCGAAATTGATGCCCTTAATATAGGGGTACTTGGTAGTGATGGCTTGAAGAGTATCGCCGAGATTGCCACCAACATCGACCAGTTGCTTGATGTTGTCGAAGCCCTTGTAAGATTCAAGAATGTTGCTCAAAACCAGGGAGGTATAGTTATACATTGCTGTGTTAAAACGTTTATTGAACTTAGGGTCCAATCCTGTGTACTCAAATATATGCACTCCATGGGCTCGATTAAATGGAATTCCTCCTTCAAGAATAGCATCTTTGAGTTGGGACCTACATAAATTCCGAAAAACCAATTTATCATGCATCATCTATATATATGCTCCATTctgagaaaaagagagaaatagaaattaattaattaccagcTCTCCAGAAGGACCTTGTCCTGATTCATTTGTAATAGGGGGCCTAGTAAGACGCCATCTTTGTTAGGCACATAGTATTTGGAGACAGAATTCAAACTATATAGTCTCTGAGCACCAGAAGCATCAAGTGAGCATTCAACAACACTGTAGCTAGCCAGAAGCCTGAGAATCCGATCCAGCATCATGGGTGCGTCTTTGTTCTTGGTGAGCAATTGGGCTGCAATATCTGAAGCACAGAGCTTTGCACCAGGACCAACTTTGTCTAGTATCTCGAAAATGCCTAGCTCATACACCGCTTGAATGGTCATGGGTAGCATTGTACCCATCACCAATTGACTAGCATATGCAAAGCTTTGGTCTCTTTCTCCATCAACTATAGAATCCATTTTAAGTTTCTTGAATTTCTCGTACGCTTTGCGGGGTTTCTTGTTTGGCCAGGGGGTTATATATAGACTTGTCGTTCAAAACCATCAAGAGTTTGCCAATATAGACTTGGTCATTCAAAACtatcaaaagagagatgggattgactaatgaattaaaattagaacTTTGCcagtatttaaaattttctttgagctatataatttatgcaatctttgaggctatttttatgttttatttaaagtttgttgttatttttatttatttattttttaaaaaaaatgatgtttgtgggtaTCGTCACTAAAGCCATCACGAGACTATAACTCGTCCACTAGGGCCGTCTAGGGGTTTAAAGGTTTGTTGCATACGCTAAATGCAACCGCGATTACCTGCGAAAGTAGTTTAGTTaggatttactttttgtttcattgtttttatttttgttttaagttttagttTTGCTCGAGGACTAGCAAAATCTAAGTTTGGGGGTATTTAAtgagcataatttatatacatattttaccctttattatatatttgctagttattttatttcttatttttaattaattgaattgttttattgaatagggaattaatttgagattatggataaaaaggatataaaagattaattgattaatcttTGACATACATTAAAGAATTTTGGAagcattaaagattaattgatttttggaagTAATTAGATATACATGCACGTGGAAATCATGCCAAGGAACCGAATTCAACAAGTTAATTCATCATGCACAtgctagggatggcaatgaaTTGGATCTGACCCAAGATCCAAgtgatccaaatccaatcggatcggatttgggtcggtttaaaatgaatttgtatCGAATTTGGATATTGATGTGCGGATCTAAGACGGATATGGAGCAGGTATGGATATAGCTTAATATCTAAATCCATATTCATATCCACccatctttttaatttataacaatcctgTGGGATCAACCTCATTACCACTATTCTATCTCTAAATTTatgcgcttgcgagtatattaaaatttttgacaaCATGTTTACTAgttgttaatttcaaaaagttagGCCTGCAACGCGAAAAGGACAGAAGATGCCATAAAAGTCTTTTTGGACTTTGAAGGCATTTGCAATTACGTGAAGGTGTTAAACAtagaagaaattcaaaaacattaattaaatacaacTTCTTATGATTCAGTGGAAAATATTGATCACAAAGACCAGCTGGAGCTGATAGTGCTCACCATCAATCAGCTGTTGATGGGTAGTAACAACCTTTAATTGCAATCAGTGATATTGAGATTATGGGACTTTTGTCGTTTCAATTGCAATCCCAAATGGGACCTAACCATTGGCTGTATTATCATCGTCGCTTGCCAAACCCAAAAGCAAAGggcttgttgatttcaaagaaaaagaattttttgttCAGGCCATATTAGACCATTTGCTTCGTTGTGTTGATGGCTGTATTTTAAGACcaacaaaattatatacatataaatgtATAGTCTTTTAAGACCATCAATgacatcatccttattagctaagaataatacccatgtgtatctagaataatcatctacaattacaaatgcataaaatttgccacttaaactagcatatctagagggtccaaacaaatctatatgaagtaattgaagaggttttgaagtagagatatgattcttgtttttgaaagaggttttgatttgttttccaaattgacatgcttcacaaattctatccttttgaaaacaaatttttggaagacctttaactaaatcatttttcgaaatttttgaaattaaatccatgcttgcatgtcctagtcttctatgccacaaccaaccatcatcatgcaatgccgaaaaacatttatcatgagTAGATGCACACTCTATATTAATCGTGTAAACATTGCCACATCTATTTcccataaacaaaattttcccatcacatgcattctcaataacacaacttGATTTATCAAAGGcaactttataacctttgtagttttctaatttttaaggCTTAAAAGGGGCTTTAGCCCTCtgaaccatttttttttaagtgtgcCCCGAGCACCTTCTGAATGAGTTAAATGAAAAgcatttagaaatattttttaaataataaaacactTGTAGCCCAATGGTACACGTGTTACTTAGTGGTTTTAGAGACTTGATTCGAGtcccaataatttttttgaatgtaTGCATGGTCCTCAATATTTTTCACgttcaatataaattaattgaagaaaaaatgttgGCCTAGTTAGAGATAGGTTATAGGTAGGTAGGgttttaagaaaaaagtaaaactttATTTGTGGGacacaattaaaaaacatGGGTCCGAAACATTTATTGAAAACTAATTTAAGAGAAAATGTTGGCTTAGTTAGAAGTAGGTAACAAATAGGTACGATTTCAAGAAACAAGTAATACTTTATTTGCAAGATCCGATTAGAAAACATGGATTTGAAATACTAAAAAGAGtattttttgtataaaaatttgaggaGTGTTAGCGACAATCGCCTATCGTGACTAGTGTCTTggtccttaattttttttttcacgttcaatataaaaactaatcgaaaagaaaatgttgacCTAGTTAGACATAGGTAACAAGTAAGGTTctaaaaaaagagtaatacTTTATTTGGAGGGCCCGATTAGAAACACATGCcgaaacattaattaaaaaatatttttatataaaattttgaggaGTGCTAGCAACAGTTGTTCTTACAGATGACTGAGACAGTCATTACCAATCCCtctcaaatttaagtgttTGGTCCAGCCACCGAAGAGAACCCATGTGTGATTATGTACTATAGGTGCATTTGGTAcattgttattatattatatgttttgcattattttaatacaagcatattgtattatattgtattgcattaacactttattttattaatattgtgcAGCATTTAGTGTTATAttgtactatattaatttttaattatactatgtTTGGTATTGCATTGCATTgtactatatttttttggttatcataaaaattatatttttagaaaataaatatttactttttgataACTTTGtcaaaaattctttttgtcaaaaatattttaataaacttttcAATGATATatcttttgaaataaaaatccaagtgaataaaatagataacttaaaaaatatcctaacataaataaataattaaaacatataggctttgtttaaaaaaaagacataatAGAGATAATTAATACAAAAGTTTGCACAAACTATAACATAGTCACAAATAAAAGGAGTTGCATTTTTAAAACGGGTTGCTTTGTCTCATACATCAaatcaagataaataattgtgCATGGATAAAGACAAACACAACTTTCACTCAATCCTTCGATAAGATGTATTCTTTCCCAACTATCCAAATGTTAGTTAATTTGTGACCACTACTCATCCTCGCAATCAAGAATTTATTCTATTACATGTCTaagaaaaaatgttattaaatgGACAGCAAAAGAACCACAACTACATCATTTCGAAGCAATGGACATAACAAATGGACTTATGTACCAAGCTTGGCCTACCATGCATGTATGTTATGCAAAATATTGCACAATATGCAAAAATGTGGTTGCATGTGTGGAAATTTAACCACATAGGTAGAATAAGTGCAATTTTACTAAGTTGGACGAACATGCCCCATAAGCTATCTAGATGTAATGGGATGCTGAGATGAGCGATAGGAGAATGCAAAATGGAAGTTGATGCCAAGTAGTTGTCGATGTAGAGTTTATGTCAACTTAGGAGTGCTTACAAGTTCCAAAGATGAACCAACATAATTTTAGTTCTAAACATGCACTAATGTTGAAAGAAACATGTGAGATGAAAAGCTGATGCCAAGTAGTTGTCGATGTAGAGTTTATGTCAACTTAGGAGTGCTTACAAGTTCCAAAGATGAACCAACATAATTTTAGTTCTAAACATGCACTAACGTTGAAAGAAACATGTGAGATGAAGTGCCTCGAGATGCTGTAAATGCAGTGGGATCTCaatcaaatgcatgattttttgggaaaaaagcTTCTTACAATAAGATCACTGAAAAACATCGATCATAATATTatcaccatcattattttccCCATTTGTGGAATGTGAGAGTTgattatgagaatttttttatctttgtatCATGTGACTGAGATGTTGGAACAACTTTAACCATCTTTCAAATACAACTCAAAGATCAGAAAATACAAACtgttgatgaagaaatctGGTCGGCTATTGCGTCAATAGGTGCCCACACTAACACTTAAATTGCTATTGAGGAGATGATTTAACACTACAACTTTACTGAATTAGTAGTTGTAGGCAAAT contains these protein-coding regions:
- the LOC127901800 gene encoding caffeic acid 3-O-methyltransferase-like — encoded protein: MDSIVDGERDQSFAYASQLVMGTMLPMTIQAVYELGIFEILDKVGPGAKLCASDIAAQLLTKNKDAPMMLDRILRLLASYSVVECSLDASGAQRLYSLNSVSKYYVPNKDGVLLGPLLQMNQDKVLLESWSQLKDAILEGGIPFNRAHGVHIFEYTGLDPKFNKRFNTAMYNYTSLVLSNILESYKGFDNIKQLVDVGGNLGDTLQAITTKYPYIKGINFDQPHVIDHAPPHPRIEHVRGDMFQSVPKGDAIFMKWILHDWNDEHCLKLLKNCCKSIPEDGKVIVVESMLPEVPNTSIESKSNSHFDVLMMIHCPGGKERTRHEFMTLATGAGFSGMSCERAIGNFWVMEFYK